A region from the Bacilli bacterium genome encodes:
- the nuoL gene encoding NADH-quinone oxidoreductase subunit L, with protein MESTFSQLAWLIPLLPLLAFLILMAAGRMLKENGAYIGIIATFVAFVLSILVWSERLGGSVQDYTQDGWQWIHLGDFIVRIGYEITNLNALMLVIVSFVSFVVNIYSKGYMQGDNRIHVFFSYVALFTFSMLGLVISANLIELYIFWELVGVCSFLLIGFWYFKPEAKAAAKKAFIVTRIGDVGLLVAILLLYWNIPDHLLEFSAIHNAISQNLISGNIVTWIAILIFVGAVGKSGQFPLHIWLPDAMEGPTPISALIHAATMVAAGVYLVARTYDVFLASPTALTVVAIVGGFTAIFAATIGVAQNDIKRVLAYSTVSQLGYMMMALGLGTWLAYTAGIFHLFTHAFFKALLFLGAGSVIHAAHTQDINEMGGLGKKMKITAWTFGIGALALSGIAPLSGFWSKDLILAEAYDNNRWLFWIGLIAAFFTAFYMSRLFFLVFAGKPKKTEHAHESPASMTFPLVILAVLAVAAGFVLIPGNPWLAVWLTGQEDMAETVNWTVFILSNAVGLLGILLGWLMYAKQTIARDAISARVPWLYTLVHRKYFIDEIYQAVIVRPLRFIALLLQWFDNLIVDGIVRLVALIAVVLGRLDARMQNGQLQSYGLITVVGFMILLIVLVGRRFIHVG; from the coding sequence ATGGAATCGACTTTTTCACAACTGGCCTGGCTGATCCCGTTGCTGCCGCTTTTGGCGTTTCTGATCCTGATGGCCGCGGGCAGGATGCTAAAAGAGAATGGGGCATACATCGGCATCATCGCGACGTTCGTGGCCTTCGTTTTGTCCATTCTGGTGTGGAGCGAGCGTTTGGGCGGATCCGTGCAGGACTATACGCAGGATGGCTGGCAATGGATCCATCTCGGCGACTTTATTGTACGGATCGGATATGAAATCACCAATCTGAATGCGTTGATGCTCGTCATCGTCTCGTTTGTCAGCTTTGTCGTCAATATCTATTCGAAAGGCTATATGCAAGGCGACAACCGCATTCACGTCTTTTTCAGCTATGTGGCGTTGTTCACATTCTCCATGCTCGGGCTTGTCATTTCCGCGAATTTGATTGAGCTGTACATTTTCTGGGAACTCGTCGGCGTTTGCTCGTTTCTTTTAATCGGCTTCTGGTATTTCAAACCCGAAGCGAAAGCGGCGGCGAAAAAGGCGTTTATCGTTACGCGAATCGGCGATGTCGGCTTATTGGTGGCGATTTTGCTTCTGTACTGGAACATCCCGGATCATCTGCTTGAATTCAGCGCGATACATAATGCGATTAGCCAGAACTTGATTTCCGGCAACATTGTCACATGGATCGCCATTCTCATTTTTGTCGGCGCGGTTGGCAAATCGGGCCAATTTCCGCTGCATATCTGGCTTCCCGATGCCATGGAGGGCCCAACGCCGATCAGTGCGTTGATCCATGCGGCAACGATGGTGGCGGCGGGCGTCTATTTGGTGGCAAGGACTTATGATGTATTTCTGGCCTCACCGACGGCGCTGACGGTAGTGGCGATAGTGGGCGGTTTTACGGCGATTTTTGCCGCGACAATCGGCGTGGCGCAAAACGACATCAAACGCGTGCTCGCCTATTCAACCGTGAGCCAGCTGGGATATATGATGATGGCTTTGGGGTTGGGAACCTGGTTGGCATATACGGCCGGCATTTTCCATTTGTTCACGCATGCGTTCTTCAAAGCGCTGTTGTTCCTGGGGGCGGGAAGCGTGATTCATGCTGCGCACACACAGGACATTAATGAAATGGGCGGACTGGGAAAAAAGATGAAAATCACCGCCTGGACGTTCGGCATCGGCGCTTTGGCGCTATCCGGCATCGCGCCGCTGTCGGGATTTTGGTCCAAAGATTTGATTTTGGCGGAGGCATACGACAACAATCGGTGGCTCTTTTGGATCGGCTTGATCGCCGCGTTCTTCACCGCCTTTTATATGTCGCGGTTGTTTTTTCTCGTATTTGCCGGAAAGCCGAAAAAAACGGAACATGCGCACGAGTCTCCGGCTTCGATGACCTTTCCGCTCGTGATTTTGGCGGTATTGGCGGTTGCCGCGGGCTTCGTGCTGATTCCGGGCAACCCGTGGTTGGCTGTTTGGTTGACCGGCCAGGAAGATATGGCGGAGACGGTAAATTGGACGGTCTTCATTTTGTCCAACGCGGTCGGGTTGCTGGGCATTTTGCTTGGGTGGCTCATGTACGCGAAACAAACAATTGCGCGCGACGCGATCAGCGCGCGTGTCCCCTGGCTTTATACGTTGGTGCATCGCAAGTATTTCATCGACGAAATCTATCAGGCGGTCATCGTGCGCCCTTTGCGATTCATCGCGCTTTTGTTGCAATGGTTTGACAATTTGATCGTGGACGGCATCGTCCGCCTCGTCGCCTTGATCGCGGTTGTTCTTGGCAGACTGGACGCCCGCATGCAAAACGGGCAACTGCAGTCCTATGGGCTCATAACCGTTGTCGGCTTTATGATTTTGCTGATCGTACTTGTGGGAAGGAGGTTCATCCATGTTGGATAA
- the nuoK gene encoding NADH-quinone oxidoreductase subunit NuoK, with the protein MNGLISSYLILAAILFCVGLYGALSKKNAVIVLLSIELMLNAVNLNLLAFAKLGEHPSLTGQIFSLFNITVAAAEAAVGIAILISLYRNKGTSDVTEMDEMKH; encoded by the coding sequence ATGAACGGTTTGATTTCATCCTATTTGATCCTTGCGGCCATTTTGTTCTGCGTCGGCTTGTATGGCGCGCTTTCCAAAAAGAACGCCGTCATTGTCCTGTTATCCATCGAATTGATGCTGAATGCGGTCAATCTGAATTTGCTCGCCTTCGCAAAACTGGGGGAACATCCCTCGTTGACGGGACAAATTTTTTCCTTATTCAACATTACGGTTGCCGCGGCTGAAGCCGCCGTCGGCATTGCGATCCTTATTTCGCTTTATCGCAACAAGGGAACAAGCGACGTCACGGAAATGGATGAAATGAAGCACTGA
- a CDS encoding NADH-quinone oxidoreductase subunit J encodes MSNLIDFFSHGETLVFTFFSICVISGAIFMINFQKVVHMVISLAFTFLSLAGLYVLLEAEFVAFVQVLIYAGAVSILMIFGIMLTKHNQDEEQPKRPWHQALLLIGSAALFGVLFYAIRNSTFPGAQDFHPAQNNTLQIGELLFNRYVIPFEIVSVLLTVAFIGAIVIAKREDE; translated from the coding sequence ATGAGCAATCTGATCGATTTTTTCAGCCACGGTGAAACGCTTGTCTTTACCTTTTTTTCGATTTGCGTGATCAGCGGGGCCATTTTCATGATCAATTTTCAAAAAGTCGTGCATATGGTCATTTCGCTGGCGTTTACCTTCTTAAGTTTAGCCGGGCTATATGTCTTGCTGGAAGCGGAATTTGTCGCGTTCGTACAAGTGCTGATCTATGCCGGGGCCGTTTCCATTTTGATGATATTCGGCATCATGCTGACAAAGCACAATCAGGATGAGGAACAGCCGAAACGTCCGTGGCACCAGGCGTTGCTGTTGATCGGGTCGGCAGCGTTATTTGGCGTATTGTTTTACGCGATCCGCAATTCCACATTTCCCGGGGCGCAGGATTTTCACCCGGCGCAAAACAACACGCTGCAAATCGGCGAGCTTTTGTTCAACCGGTATGTGATTCCGTTTGAAATTGTTTCCGTACTGTTGACCGTGGCGTTTATCGGGGCTATTGTCATTGCGAAAAGGGAGGATGAATAA
- the nuoI gene encoding NADH-quinone oxidoreductase subunit NuoI has translation MKGLMKGLGVTFKTMFQEKVTTKYPDVPIKMPDRFRGVQHFVPDLCIVCYQCQKICPTQCINLTGKPNPDPEKKGKVISTYDINYELCILCDLCTEVCPTEAILMTNNFELATYSRDDLFKNMEWLDKNNKNVRKDNNSFAAKARGGTKSE, from the coding sequence ATGAAGGGCCTCATGAAAGGGTTGGGAGTTACCTTCAAGACGATGTTTCAGGAGAAAGTAACGACCAAATATCCCGATGTACCAATCAAAATGCCCGATCGCTTCCGCGGCGTCCAGCATTTTGTGCCGGATCTGTGCATTGTTTGTTATCAATGCCAAAAGATTTGCCCGACGCAATGCATCAATTTGACCGGAAAGCCGAACCCCGATCCGGAAAAGAAAGGGAAAGTCATCTCCACATATGATATCAACTACGAGCTGTGCATTCTGTGCGACCTTTGCACGGAAGTTTGCCCGACGGAAGCCATTTTGATGACGAACAATTTCGAATTGGCGACATACAGCAGGGACGATCTGTTCAAAAACATGGAATGGTTGGACAAAAACAACAAGAACGTTCGCAAGGACAACAATTCCTTCGCCGCCAAGGCAAGAGGGGGAACGAAAAGCGAATGA
- the nuoH gene encoding NADH-quinone oxidoreductase subunit NuoH, protein MESLLEKNLTFGNFAIYFIFAVVLLFLVLGFVTMAILAERKVIGWSQARIGPNRVGPFGLLQTVADVLKLLIKEDTIPQNADRALFILAPVITFVPSFVVLATIPYTSTIHFADLDVGVLYYVALSGISTIGIILGGWASNNKYALIGGMRSAAQMISYEIPLVLSVVGVIMISGSMDLKTVVAGQEGYFWNWNFIPQILGFCVFIVAAIAELNRTPFDLPEAESELVAGYFVEYSGFRWAFFMLAEYVYMFAIAALTTHLFLGGWHAPAPFLEFIPGIIWFLLKFAAVVFVLFWVRTTMPRLRIDQLMGLGWKWLLPLSLINIFVTAFVLELVK, encoded by the coding sequence ATGGAATCCCTGCTGGAGAAAAATTTAACGTTCGGCAATTTTGCCATCTATTTTATCTTTGCCGTAGTGTTGCTGTTTCTCGTGCTTGGATTTGTGACGATGGCGATTTTGGCGGAACGCAAAGTCATCGGCTGGTCGCAGGCGCGCATCGGCCCAAACCGCGTCGGCCCGTTCGGATTGCTGCAAACCGTGGCTGATGTGCTAAAATTGCTGATCAAGGAAGATACGATTCCGCAAAATGCGGACCGGGCGCTGTTTATTCTGGCTCCCGTAATCACGTTTGTGCCGTCGTTTGTCGTGCTGGCGACGATTCCTTATACTTCCACCATCCATTTTGCCGATCTGGATGTCGGCGTGTTGTATTATGTGGCGTTGTCGGGAATTTCCACAATCGGTATTATTCTGGGGGGCTGGGCTTCCAACAACAAATACGCGCTGATCGGGGGCATGCGCTCCGCGGCGCAGATGATCAGCTATGAAATTCCGCTTGTGCTGTCGGTCGTCGGTGTGATCATGATAAGCGGCAGCATGGATTTAAAGACCGTCGTTGCCGGTCAGGAAGGGTACTTTTGGAACTGGAATTTCATCCCGCAAATTCTTGGATTTTGCGTGTTTATTGTGGCGGCGATCGCCGAGTTGAACCGTACGCCGTTTGACCTGCCGGAAGCGGAATCCGAACTTGTAGCGGGTTATTTTGTCGAGTACAGCGGTTTCCGTTGGGCGTTTTTTATGCTGGCTGAATACGTGTATATGTTTGCGATTGCCGCGCTTACGACGCACTTGTTTTTGGGCGGATGGCACGCGCCGGCGCCGTTCCTTGAATTTATCCCGGGGATCATTTGGTTCTTGCTGAAATTTGCCGCGGTCGTCTTTGTCCTTTTCTGGGTTCGGACCACGATGCCGCGCTTGCGTATTGATCAATTGATGGGTTTGGGCTGGAAATGGTTGCTTCCGCTTTCGCTCATCAATATTTTCGTGACCGCATTTGTGCTTGAGCTTGTCAAATAA
- a CDS encoding NADH-quinone oxidoreductase subunit D — MIRTEELLLNVGPQHPSTHGVFRIILKLDGEVITEANPVIGYLHRGTEKLAEGLNYTQIIPYTDRMDYVSAMTGNYVLCHAVETMLNLEIPERAEFLRLIVMEMQRIASHLVWWGTYLLDIGAMSPFLYAFKDREMIVNLFNELCGARLTYFYMRVGGVKWDAPEGWIEKVKQFVQYMKGRLDVYADLVSGNEIFLARIKGVGAYDAKTAIDYGLSGANLRSTGVKWDLRKDKPYSIYNRFEFDVPVGKNGDCYDRYVCRMEEIRQSLRILEQALEQFPEGGETMGKVPRVIRPPEGETYVAIESPRGELGAYIMSKGKQEPYRLKFRRPSFVNLQILPKLLVGEQMANVITFLGGIDIVLGEVDG, encoded by the coding sequence TTGATCAGAACAGAAGAACTGCTGTTGAATGTCGGGCCGCAGCACCCCAGCACACACGGCGTGTTTCGCATCATTTTGAAGCTGGATGGCGAAGTGATTACGGAAGCGAATCCGGTAATCGGCTATTTGCATCGCGGTACGGAAAAATTGGCGGAAGGTTTGAACTACACGCAGATTATTCCCTACACGGACCGTATGGATTACGTTTCGGCCATGACCGGAAACTATGTTTTATGCCATGCCGTCGAGACGATGCTGAATCTGGAAATCCCGGAACGCGCCGAATTTTTGCGTCTGATCGTGATGGAAATGCAGCGAATCGCCAGCCATCTGGTATGGTGGGGCACCTATTTGCTGGATATTGGCGCGATGAGCCCGTTTTTGTACGCGTTCAAAGACCGGGAAATGATCGTCAATCTGTTTAACGAACTTTGCGGCGCGCGGTTGACCTACTTCTATATGCGCGTCGGCGGGGTCAAATGGGACGCGCCCGAAGGCTGGATCGAGAAAGTAAAGCAATTTGTGCAATACATGAAAGGCCGGCTGGATGTTTATGCCGACCTGGTAAGCGGCAACGAAATTTTTCTGGCCAGAATCAAAGGCGTAGGCGCGTATGACGCCAAGACAGCCATCGATTACGGTTTATCCGGGGCAAATCTGCGTTCCACGGGCGTCAAGTGGGATCTTCGCAAGGACAAACCGTATTCCATATACAATCGTTTTGAATTCGATGTGCCCGTTGGCAAAAACGGGGACTGCTACGACCGCTATGTTTGCCGCATGGAAGAAATCAGACAAAGCCTGCGCATCCTGGAACAAGCGCTGGAACAGTTTCCCGAAGGGGGCGAAACGATGGGCAAAGTTCCGCGCGTCATCCGCCCGCCGGAAGGCGAAACCTATGTGGCGATCGAGTCGCCGCGCGGCGAACTCGGCGCATACATTATGTCAAAAGGCAAACAGGAACCGTACCGGTTGAAATTCCGCCGCCCCTCCTTTGTGAATCTGCAGATTTTGCCGAAATTGCTGGTCGGCGAGCAAATGGCGAACGTCATCACGTTTTTGGGCGGAATCGACATTGTCCTTGGGGAGGTTGACGGCTGA
- a CDS encoding NADH-quinone oxidoreductase subunit C, producing MSDEQKQPQAEKAENSAQQLKEQAAETSRPPRSEAVVMQDGTANEKAAGAAPAAAAGDAAETASEKPERPARPPRAAAAGDAGATPAAGDAAAAAREARAKERAARKAAEENAAPKEPSPEQPRLDRLVQIIKEEVGEEAVESAVVNELSKHLPTVYVKAEYWDKVARLLRDHDELQLHYLRNMTGIDAETHMEVAYHLLSLVSKREYCVKVKTDRDRPSISSVTAIWSAANWNEREIYDLLGIDFPGHPDLRRIMLPDDWVGHPLRKDYVPVDPEV from the coding sequence ATGAGCGATGAGCAGAAACAACCGCAAGCGGAGAAGGCGGAAAATTCCGCGCAACAATTGAAGGAACAGGCTGCGGAAACAAGCAGACCGCCGCGTTCGGAAGCGGTTGTCATGCAAGACGGAACCGCCAATGAAAAAGCGGCGGGAGCCGCCCCCGCCGCGGCAGCCGGAGATGCCGCAGAGACTGCATCGGAGAAGCCGGAGCGACCGGCCAGACCGCCGCGGGCCGCAGCCGCAGGCGATGCCGGAGCAACGCCGGCGGCCGGAGATGCCGCAGCCGCCGCCAGAGAAGCGCGGGCGAAAGAAAGGGCGGCCCGCAAAGCGGCGGAAGAAAACGCGGCGCCGAAGGAACCTTCGCCGGAGCAGCCGCGGCTTGATCGCCTGGTGCAGATCATCAAGGAAGAGGTCGGCGAAGAGGCGGTGGAATCGGCGGTAGTCAACGAACTCAGCAAACATTTGCCGACTGTTTATGTCAAAGCGGAATATTGGGACAAGGTCGCGCGTCTGTTGCGCGATCATGACGAACTGCAGTTGCATTATTTGCGCAACATGACCGGGATCGATGCGGAAACGCATATGGAAGTGGCTTACCATCTGCTTTCGCTCGTATCCAAACGCGAATACTGCGTGAAAGTGAAAACGGATCGCGATCGGCCGAGCATCTCCTCCGTGACGGCAATTTGGAGCGCCGCAAACTGGAATGAGCGCGAAATATATGATTTGTTGGGCATCGACTTTCCGGGACATCCCGATTTGCGCAGAATCATGCTGCCCGATGATTGGGTCGGGCATCCGTTGCGCAAGGATTATGTACCAGTCGATCCGGAGGTGTAA
- a CDS encoding NADH-quinone oxidoreductase subunit B family protein, which yields MDIDLTEITLEEKQELSRNVLLVTLDELKGWARSNSLWPLTFGLACCAIEMMGTGASHYDLDRFGVIFRASPRQSDVMIVAGTVTKKMAPLLRRLYDQMPEPKWVIAMGSCATAGGPYVRSYSVVKGVDQIVPVDVYIPGCPPNPAALIYGINKLQEKIRYEAKTGRQVTNL from the coding sequence ATGGACATCGATTTGACGGAAATTACGTTGGAGGAAAAACAGGAATTATCCCGCAACGTACTTCTGGTAACTTTAGATGAATTAAAAGGATGGGCGCGCAGCAACTCGCTGTGGCCCCTTACTTTTGGATTAGCATGCTGCGCGATCGAAATGATGGGTACCGGAGCCTCACACTATGACCTGGATCGCTTCGGCGTCATTTTCCGCGCCTCGCCGCGGCAGTCCGACGTCATGATCGTGGCTGGCACCGTAACGAAAAAGATGGCGCCGCTGTTGCGCAGATTGTACGATCAAATGCCCGAACCGAAATGGGTGATTGCGATGGGCTCGTGCGCAACCGCGGGCGGACCTTATGTCAGATCTTATTCCGTCGTGAAAGGCGTCGATCAAATCGTGCCCGTCGATGTTTATATACCGGGTTGCCCGCCGAACCCGGCAGCGCTTATATACGGCATCAACAAGCTGCAGGAGAAGATTCGTTATGAGGCGAAAACGGGCAGGCAGGTGACCAATTTATGA
- a CDS encoding NADH-quinone oxidoreductase subunit A translates to MPVYTNNYVIVIIFIALGILLPVVALTIGKWLRPNKPSEQKATTYESGNEPVGLGQVKFNIRYYLFALMFVVFDVETVFLYPWAVAFHKLGMFALIEMLIFVALLVVGLIYAWKKKVLQWTSI, encoded by the coding sequence ATGCCGGTATATACGAATAACTATGTGATTGTGATCATCTTTATCGCGCTTGGCATTTTGCTTCCGGTTGTAGCGCTTACGATCGGCAAATGGCTTCGTCCGAACAAACCGAGCGAGCAAAAAGCGACAACGTATGAAAGCGGCAACGAACCTGTGGGGCTGGGGCAGGTCAAATTCAACATCCGCTATTATTTGTTCGCCTTGATGTTTGTTGTTTTTGACGTTGAGACTGTCTTTTTATACCCCTGGGCGGTTGCCTTCCATAAATTGGGGATGTTTGCCTTAATCGAAATGTTGATCTTTGTAGCCCTGCTTGTTGTGGGGTTAATTTATGCCTGGAAAAAGAAGGTGCTGCAATGGACATCGATTTGA
- a CDS encoding F0F1 ATP synthase subunit epsilon codes for MSTLILEVVTPERKAYSAEANMVVVKGAAGELGILPNHIPLVTPLKIAPVKVKRGNQEELIAVNGGFLEVRKDRVVILAESAELPNEIDVERALAAKARAEKRLQGKKDEYDFRRAELALQKAINRLTVSGRKLD; via the coding sequence GTGAGCACTCTTATATTGGAAGTTGTCACCCCCGAGCGCAAAGCGTATTCCGCTGAAGCGAATATGGTCGTCGTGAAAGGGGCGGCTGGCGAACTCGGTATTTTGCCAAACCATATTCCGCTTGTCACCCCGCTCAAGATTGCTCCGGTTAAAGTAAAGCGGGGCAACCAGGAAGAGTTGATTGCGGTTAACGGCGGATTTTTGGAGGTGCGCAAAGATCGGGTCGTCATTCTGGCCGAGTCGGCGGAACTCCCGAACGAGATTGACGTGGAGCGCGCCTTGGCCGCAAAAGCACGTGCGGAAAAACGGCTGCAAGGCAAAAAGGACGAATACGACTTCCGCCGGGCCGAATTGGCACTGCAGAAGGCGATCAACCGGCTTACCGTCAGCGGCCGGAAGCTTGATTGA
- the atpD gene encoding F0F1 ATP synthase subunit beta gives MNKGRIIQVMGPVVDIEFERGNLPEILNAITISQPASESQPEIKLTVEVAVHLGDNVARCVAMSSTDGLTRGMEAVDTGRPITVPVGPATLGRIFNVLGETIDNAGDVDRTTQLPIHRPAPKFEQLSTQSEMLETGIKVVDLLAPYSKGGKVGLFGGAGVGKTVLIQELINNIAQEHGGYSIFAGVGERTREGNDLYHEMKDSGVISKTAMVFGQMNEPPGARLRIALTGLTMAEYFRDEEGRDVLLFIDNIFRFTQAGSEVSALLGRMPSAVGYQPTLATEMGQLQERITSTKKGSVTSIQAIYVPADDYTDPAPATAFAHLDATTNLERRISEMGIYPAVDPLASSSRILTPEIVGQEHYEVAQGVKRILQRYKELQDIIAILGMDELSDEDKLTVQRARKVQNFLSQNFHVAEQFTGNPGVYVPVKDTVRSFKEILEGRHDDLPEAAFLYVGTIEQAVEKAKQMAK, from the coding sequence ATGAACAAAGGCCGCATCATTCAGGTAATGGGCCCGGTTGTCGATATCGAATTCGAACGCGGGAATCTGCCTGAGATCTTAAATGCGATCACAATATCGCAGCCTGCATCGGAAAGCCAGCCGGAAATCAAATTGACGGTTGAAGTTGCCGTACACTTGGGCGACAACGTGGCCCGATGCGTGGCCATGTCGTCTACGGACGGCCTTACGAGAGGAATGGAAGCTGTCGATACCGGCAGACCGATTACCGTGCCGGTAGGCCCGGCAACATTAGGGCGTATTTTCAACGTGCTTGGAGAAACGATCGATAATGCGGGCGATGTTGATCGGACCACGCAATTGCCGATTCACCGTCCGGCTCCGAAATTTGAGCAATTGTCCACGCAATCGGAAATGCTGGAAACCGGCATCAAGGTCGTCGATCTGCTGGCGCCTTACTCCAAAGGCGGCAAAGTCGGATTGTTCGGCGGCGCCGGTGTGGGCAAAACAGTCCTGATTCAGGAATTGATCAACAACATCGCGCAGGAACACGGCGGTTATTCGATTTTCGCCGGCGTCGGCGAACGTACCCGCGAAGGCAACGACCTGTATCATGAAATGAAAGATTCCGGCGTTATTTCGAAAACCGCCATGGTGTTCGGCCAGATGAACGAACCGCCGGGAGCGCGTTTGCGCATCGCCTTGACCGGTTTGACGATGGCCGAATATTTCCGCGATGAAGAAGGCAGAGACGTGCTGCTCTTTATCGACAACATTTTCCGGTTTACGCAGGCCGGTTCGGAAGTGTCCGCGTTGCTTGGACGCATGCCGTCCGCCGTTGGTTATCAACCGACTCTGGCAACGGAAATGGGCCAACTGCAAGAACGGATCACATCGACCAAGAAAGGTTCCGTCACTTCCATCCAGGCCATTTACGTTCCGGCCGACGACTACACGGACCCGGCTCCGGCGACGGCATTTGCCCACCTGGACGCAACGACGAACCTTGAACGGAGAATTTCCGAGATGGGGATTTATCCCGCCGTCGACCCGTTGGCGTCCAGCTCGCGCATTCTGACTCCGGAAATCGTCGGGCAGGAACATTACGAAGTCGCCCAAGGCGTCAAGCGAATTTTGCAGCGCTACAAGGAATTGCAAGATATTATCGCCATTCTGGGCATGGACGAATTGTCCGATGAAGACAAGCTGACTGTGCAACGGGCGAGAAAAGTGCAAAACTTCCTGTCGCAAAATTTCCACGTCGCCGAGCAGTTTACCGGCAATCCCGGGGTCTATGTGCCGGTTAAAGACACGGTGCGCAGCTTTAAAGAAATTCTGGAAGGCCGCCATGACGATTTGCCGGAAGCCGCCTTCCTGTATGTCGGCACGATTGAGCAAGCGGTGGAAAAAGCAAAGCAAATGGCTAAATAA
- the atpG gene encoding ATP synthase F1 subunit gamma has translation MAKGMRDIKRRIKSTQNMKQITKAMEMIAASRLKKAQDAAVSSRPYSDKMKEVIASIAAGSKGIKHPMLQTREVKKTGYLVITSDRGLAGGYNANLLRGILQTIREKHKSEHEYILFVIGRKGRDFFKRRGFRIAEELTGLPDFVRFSDIRAIANAAVRAYETEQCDELVIVYNRFINAISQKPEQKRLLPLAEVKPEGVGASYEYEPSPEEVLEALLPRYAETLIYSAVLEAKASEFGARMTAMGNAAKNATKLINTYTLQYNRARQASITQEISEIVAGANAQV, from the coding sequence ATGGCTAAAGGAATGCGCGACATCAAGCGGCGAATCAAAAGCACGCAAAACATGAAGCAAATCACCAAAGCGATGGAAATGATCGCGGCATCCCGGTTGAAAAAGGCGCAGGATGCGGCAGTTTCTTCCCGTCCTTATTCCGATAAGATGAAAGAGGTTATCGCCAGCATCGCCGCCGGATCAAAAGGGATCAAACACCCGATGCTGCAAACGCGGGAAGTGAAGAAGACCGGTTATCTGGTTATTACTTCAGACCGCGGCCTGGCAGGCGGTTACAACGCCAATTTGCTGCGCGGCATCTTGCAAACGATCCGCGAAAAACACAAATCGGAACATGAATATATCCTGTTTGTGATCGGTCGCAAGGGCCGCGACTTCTTTAAGAGACGCGGTTTCCGGATCGCCGAAGAGTTGACGGGTCTGCCGGATTTTGTCCGTTTTTCGGACATTCGGGCAATCGCCAACGCCGCGGTGCGCGCTTATGAAACGGAACAATGCGATGAACTGGTGATCGTATACAACCGGTTTATCAATGCCATCTCGCAAAAACCGGAGCAAAAACGCCTTCTTCCCCTTGCTGAGGTGAAGCCTGAGGGGGTGGGCGCAAGCTATGAATACGAACCGTCTCCCGAAGAAGTGCTGGAAGCGCTGTTGCCCCGTTATGCGGAGACGCTAATTTACAGCGCGGTGCTGGAAGCGAAGGCAAGCGAATTCGGGGCGCGGATGACCGCAATGGGCAACGCCGCGAAGAATGCGACCAAGCTGATCAACACGTATACGCTGCAGTACAATCGCGCCCGCCAGGCTTCTATTACCCAGGAAATATCGGAAATCGTCGCCGGGGCTAACGCGCAAGTCTAA